Genomic DNA from Oncorhynchus clarkii lewisi isolate Uvic-CL-2024 chromosome 28, UVic_Ocla_1.0, whole genome shotgun sequence:
ATATCTTCCTTATCGTATCAATTGTGTATTTGATACCACTAAGTCATGTGATAAATGCAACACCTTAGCCGGTATTAGAGTGTTTGACTAGTAACCACAAGGttgctaaattcccaatctggccctcaaaccatcacggtcacctaataatctccagtttacaattggctcattcatccccctcctctcccctgtaactattccccaggtcgttgctgcaaatgagaatgtgttctcagtcaacttacctggtaaaataacggataaataaaaataaataaataaaaaataaaaaatccaccAAGCTGACAAGttaaggtaaaaaatctgtcgttctacccgtgaacaaggccgttaacccactgatcctggGCTGTCATTagaaacaagaatttgttcttaactgacttgcctagttaaataaaggtacaaataaaaaataaaattactaTTTCAAAGGGTTGGTGAAGGAACAAAGtgtccaatgtttttttttattgtattgtcCTTGAACCGCGTGACAATAAAGATGTCAAAGGTTATGCAACACAAAGGCTCTTGGGTTTGACAGTAAAAGTGAAAGTGTAAAGGTGAACCAtaaaagggacagagagaaataTTTAACAGCTGTAATAAACACATCTCGATGGGAATATTAGGGACATTACTGTGCATTGTCAGAAAAGCCACTACATGTACTCTATGTACGTATATTGGTTGTTTTGTATGCCGATAGATTCTGTTAACCTCTTTCTACTTCATTTATAAAGGAAATGTTCTCTTAGCGGTGTCATAACTCATCAACAATTAACATTTATCAAGGAAATGTTCTCTTGAGTGGTGTCATAACTCATCAACCATTAACTTTCTAACAGTTCTCTTAGCGGTGTCATAACTCATCAAGCATTGACCCATTACAGTCtaagccggggggggggggggggggggaacaggaaacaaatatatattttgccaTGTAACCCTTTATTTCACCAAACAATCTCTATATACACTTCCATTCATCTTTCTAACTGGTGCTGGAGACCTACAGCCTAGTGAGGCCCCTAGTctgtttatttgacctttatttaactaggtaagaacacattcttattttcaatgacggcctaggaacagtgggttaactgcctttttcaggggcagaacgacagatttgtaccttgtcaactcggggatatgaacttgcaacctttcggttattagtccaacactctaaccactaggctactctgccacCCCAGTCTAGTGAGGCCCCTAGTCTAGTGAGGCCCCTAGTCAAGGCCCCTAGTCTAGTGTTGCCCCTAGTCTAGTGAGGCCCCTAGTCAAGGCCCCTAGTCTAGTGATGCCCCTAGTCTAGTGAGGCCCCTAGTCAAGGCCCCTAGTCTAGTGATGCCCCTAGTCTAGTGAGGCCCCTAGTCAAGGCCCCTAGTCTAGTGAGGCCCCTTTGAAatggtattttattttatttattagtgTGTCacccaaactgttcggacgctacatTTTCAAGATGTCTCATCGTCTCACAAACACCTCACGAGCTCTGTCACCTTTCGACCGCAGATGCAGAAGTGCGACATTGGCGGATGAGGTGGGATTGAGACAAATCCAATATCTTTATCTTAAACTGGcattgtattatgctaattagacaTAGACTCTAGGGGGTTAACATTTATAAAGGAACTGTTCTCTTAGTTGTGCCATATCTCATAAACCATAAACAAAACAGAGTGAAACGCAGTACACAACTTTATTAGTATTTGTTAGTGAAAACCAATATAACAAGCGAGAAAAATATacatttgacaaaaaaaatctacagtCTCAAAACATACAGAGAATACACAAATGCAGAGAGATTTCATTCAAAAATTGTAGGCACTTTTACTTGGTGGCGCAATGGTTGGTGGCGCTATGTTCAATaaaaaatcaaatccaattgtatttgtcacatgcgccgaatacaacaggtgtagtagaccttacagtgaaatgcggaatacaacaggtgtagtagaccttacagtgaaatgatgaatacaacaggtgtagtagaccttacagtgaaatgatgaatacaacaggtgtagtagaccttacagtgaaatgatgaatacaacaggtgtagtagaccttacagtgaaatgatgaatacaacaggtgtagtagaccttacagtggaatgctgaatacaacaggtgtactagaccttacagtggaatgctgaatacaacaggtgtagtagacctcacagtgaaatgcaacACCAGATTttatgcagtggtgtaaaaaaaaatacttaagtagaaATACTTTTTTGAGAATCTTTACTTTACTTTTCATATTTTTGACAGGTTTTACtttaacttcactacattcctgaacaaaaaaaagtactttttactccttacattttccctgacacccaaaagtacattttaaatgcttattagcaggacaggaaaatggtctaattcacgcccttatcaagagaacatccctggtcatccctactgcctctgatctgatggactcactaaacacacatgctttgcttgtaaatgatgtctgagtgttggagtgtgcacctggctatccgtatataaaataaataattatttggttgcttaatataaggattttttaattatttttacttttacttttgatacttaagtatatttcaaaccaaatacttttagatttttaGTAGTTTTTagtagtatttcactgggtgactttcacttttacttgagtcattttctattaaggtgtctttacttttactcaactatggcaattgggtactttttacaTCACTGGTTTTATGCTACACACAAAaaactgtacaaacacacactcacacactcacacgctcacgcacacacgcacacacacacacacacacacacacacacacacacacacacacacacacacacacacacacacacacacacatacacacacagacacacacacacacacacacacacacactcacacacacacacacaggttccgACAGGATTGCTACACAGTAAAATGCAGCCATACAGAATGGCTGGGCTGACTTCAACAGGTACGGGTGTCTGTTAAAGGAATAGCAGAACTGCACAGTAGCAGAAAGTATGCAGCATTTCCAGTTAGATCTCTGTTAAAGCAGCAGATGTCTTCTGCAGTAGAAAAGCAAAAATGTCCCTCCAATGACCAGACATCATCGAAAATCGTACTGATTTTACAACAGGACTCGTCACGGCAGGATGGCAGAGTAAATGGATATAGACGACACGGTGTCGAAGGCAGAGCTTCTAGCCTCCCAGCTTCTTCCTCCCCTTCATGTGCTGGAGAACAAATATATTGGTTTCAGGAAGACGAATAAAATcagtgaataaataaataaatccagtTGTTATGTTAGAAATTCTCACCTTTTTACTCTTCTTGGTTTCGACCTTCAGCATCAGTTCATTCACCCACTTCTCTCTGGGGTCAGCACAGAACAACCTGCCTCTCTTCATGGTGAACCTGATGTGGACGGGAACAGAAAAAAAAACTCAGGGTGACCTTCAAAACACGAACGCTGATGAAGCCTTACAGTTTTGTAGTTGAACCTCATGAAGTGAGTGAACCTCCGCCGTGCATCACAGAGCTGCATGTCTCGTCCACTGAAGGTACTTTTTAACATGTTCTGTATTACTAAAGTCATATAGCAGCCTTTCCACGGTTACACTCCTCTATTCTCAGTCAGGACTTACACTATAGCGTGGATGTTGCAGCCCCCGTCCGTCTCCTGCCTCCTGTAACTCGTCACCATCCTCACAGCGGTCTTCTTCACCCTCCGCACGTACTTCAGACAGCAGTCTTCATAggaacctgggggggggggggggggggggagcatggAGAGGATCGCAGCTCAACATCTGTACTTTATGATGAATGAAATAAGAGAAGGCCCCCAACTCTGCACAGAAATGAATTAGTGTATTCCATTGGTTCAAAATGGAATTAACTGATTCCCCCCCCCACCGTTTCAGGTTGGAAGTGCGCAGGTTTGATTCAGCATCAATGAAGAAGAGTGTGTGGATATGGCTTGACAGTCTTTGACCCATACGCTACTATCAGTAAAGCAAAGCTAACAACACCACCGACTGAAACGCTATCTGAAAATCAGTGATCAAATAAAAACAGAACAACACTCAGGGTGAGGCTGGCCAGCTGGTAGTATCAAAGTCCTTGTATCTGTATTTTTCCTGCATCTTTCCTGTATTTTTCCTGTATAACAGTGCATAATATGGATGTCAAATCCATGAACAACAACtcatacagccagaagaggactggccaccccacatagcctggttcctctctaggtttcttcctaggttttggccttcctaggtagtttttcctagccaccgtgcctctacacctgcattgcttgctgtttgggggttttaggctgggtttctgtacaacactttgagatatcagctgatgtacgaagggatatataaatacatttgatttgatttgatttgatcaattaATTCAAAAATATTAGACAAAAGCCCGTTTTACATCAGCACTTGTCACATAGAGGCTTAATTAACCGATACCCAGCCCATGTTAAATCCTATTTATACTAAACGTACCTTGGGCCAGCGTGACGCATAGACAGGCCAGGATTAGAATGAACACTACGTTGAACCGCATGTCTGGATGTGTGGTCGTGGCTCTGTGAAGAGTTCCCGGAGGTGCAGAGTGGAATCAAACCCTGCAGCAAACACAGAAATAGCCATACACCTTTATCAATGTCTCTCTGCTTCCGGCAACTTCCCACATCTTACTGCCCCAAGCTATCCACTTTCAAGTCGTTTTGTAGATTTACCTAGGCTATATAATAACATTTGTGTTCCATTGCTAATGGACATCAGCAATCACCTTAAAATAACGTGAACTAAATAGGCACACTTTTCAGTCCAGATGTATAATTATATAGAAAATAGTGATATGTCCAAATGTAGACCACCTATATCAACTCACAATATCTTGTTCAACTTTTTGCAAGCTAAAAAGGGAATAATACTTTTATATAATACATATTTCAATGATGATAACGCACAAAATCTATAACATTCAAAACCATATGCTTTTCATATGACAGTGACACACAAGTAGTAATCCTTGCATTCTAGAAGGCTATCCTGTACAAAGACAGCTATCAGTACTACTCACAAAACTCTGAAGGAGAAAGGATGTCTTTAGTTTGCTGCTGTTCCCTTTGATTCTGCTGGGTGTGCAAGGGAACGTGCTCTTATGTAGTTAGCGTCACACAGACAGAGCTTAGATTGTATTACCTGTAACGTGTCACACCCCCTTGTGCATCTGAGGTACTCTGACTCTGACTTGAAGTTTGATTGTTATTGGGTAAGCAGAAAATTGATTGACACATGGAGCGTTGTGAAGAAAACTTGCCAAAATACATATGGGTTCTTGATAAATCTGGGTAATCTCCATCTGAAGGACGGTTTTACATTCGGTTTCACACAGTTTATTTTTCTTTAAATAGGGAAATATCTTAGACATTGAACTGAAAGGCCCAATCGAATAGTACAGTTAATTCAGTTTCTCATGGTTGTGAAATCATTTTCATTTACCAATTGAGAGTTTGGAACTATATGGTTCTATCTGCATTATTGTCTATATGTAATTATTGACATAGacttgttctgttcaatgttctctacctatgtAGTACACTAAATAACACCAATTCATGATGTTAACATTGCTGTCACCGTTCAAACACGAAGAAGGTTTGGAACTTTAAAACCATTAATCTCAGAATTATCTTTTGGTCCCAAGCTCTCGCAATGGCTTTAACGATTAGGGCTCACCTGTGATAAGTATCTGTTCTTATCTCTTACATAACGTGTTCTTGATTCATGGCCAAATGTGGAAGCATTATTTACAAAACGGATGAATTATTAGACTCAAACTTGGCTACTTCTTTAATTAATTTTATTATTGACGTGTCTACAAAATCTACCCAAAAGCCTCTGTTGAAACTTGCCACAAAACAAACCTGGCCCTTCGCTACTTAATTAGTTTTAGGCTAATTGTCATAGAAAAAGATGTGTGACACAGGGGAATGCTGTAGAATATGCATGTAACTCGGGGAGCAGATCAGCCATCATATTGTCTGGTGTAACCGCAGATCGTTTTTGTCAGTAACCTGGGAGACTcttctctactactctcttctaTTAAATGGTAGCAACAGTGTCAAAGGTCATTGTTTTTTCGCTTCTCCTTTAATTGTTTTTATTGTCAGCGGAAGTCCACACTTTTTTTTTACTCCCAACAGATAAAGTCATGGCTTCCTTTATCAAGCCAGGAACGGCCATTAAAATTCCTATCTCGGGAATTGTCAAGATAGTGAGCCTGACCAAACGTCTCCCttgtaaaacaatgttttttttctgggaAGACTGCTATAGAGCCAGGCACTGGATGATTAGAACGTCCCGTAGACAGTGCTGAGACCACACAATCTGCAACCTCATACAACATGATCTCAAATCATTAATACagacatttcccccccccccacctttccTTTCCTTGTAAAAGAAACAAAGATCTCTTTTACAAGGGAGTCCTGCATATACACAATTTACAAAAACAACATAATACAAATATACACAATTACTATCCATAAGAAAGTATAGGTTGCTATAACATGCTACACAGATTTTTGTGCATTTCCACTgaggatttaccccagtgttttacccaaaATACTTTTCTGAGCCGGCACCCGTGTCTCTCTGGGGTAGGGCTCTGGAGGACCTGCTCTGACTTGAAGCCAAGGCAAAGCCCTGGGTATTTTTCAGCTGTCATTTTCATAACAATGGCTTTACTGTGAactttaacaccttctcacaaagcaacaGTTTTTAGTTTATAGTGTCACACTCCTGATGGAAACACAATACATTTGCTCTATGCAGAAATCGACTCTGCcctttcctggttgctaaaattataatagttcacctaattttcagtttatgtgacaaaacataacaagcaagtatagtgtagaaaaAACATTccgaggaggctggtgggaggaccaataggaggacgggctcattgtaatagctggaatggaataaatggaacggtttCAAACATATCAAACAAATGAAAATCACGTTTGACTCCAATTACTCCATTCCAGCCTATATAAGGAACCCGTCCTCTTgttgctcctcccaccagcctcccctgtAATCATTGTACATCTAAATGTCTGAAAAATATTTGTCCATAACCAAAAATGTAgtatttcagctgtttgaagctggtgtacaaaaccgaaaatAAAAGACcccaaaaacaaaacttaagaatgggaagcatagaaatagaacaGACATACAACtgcttagacttgctttcaatagaaataaaaaataaacttttatttaactaggcaagttagttttaagaacaaattcttattttcaatgacagcctaggaacagtgggttaacacaAAAGCCAcgttgagaaataaggtgatgaaagaaatcagacaggccaaggcaaacttttttattaacataattggtgaagcaaagggaaattctaaattgatctgggagaatctaaaacagttaacagggaaagaccatagtaaaactacaaaaagactagaaatcatggtgaataacaatctaacacaggatgcagtcgaaatagcaatagccttcaattcctactttattgactctgtcagggtactgacacagaacccctccactggtttcttgggctcagtgctagtaaattacactcaacctgtcttcatcataagggaggtttctgagtcaaaggtgaacaaggtgattagctcactaaagaactctaaagccaaagatgtgttttgGCTGGACTCACCTTTctttaaaaactacaaagagtcacttattggccccattactaaggtcaccaacacatctatggGCCTcggggtgtttccaagggtatggaagtcggccaaaataacggccatctttaaatcgggtgaccctgctgacgtgagtaactacaggtccattagtatactacctgtggtgtcgaaggttgttgaaaagtgtgtagcagaacaactgattgcccacctcaacaacagccccttcacattacacccATGCAGTTTGgtttcagagcgaaacactccacagaaatggccaactgctttcttctggaaaatgtgaagtccaagatggacaaagggggcattgttagggctgtgtttctggacctaaggaaggcttttgatactgttaaccatgagattctcatcacaaaattgtccaagttcaactttcccccaatgccttgagatggatgaaatcataccttgaaggcaaaactcagtgtgtcagagtgagcaatgagctgtcgctcactcttagctatgatgtgggcatgccccaagggtcaatactggggcccctcctgttcagcctgtacattaatgatctgccttctgtctgtactgggtctgaagttcaaatgtatgcagatgatacagtgatatatgtgcatgcaaagagcaaacaacaagctgcacaagaacttactactgtaatggtccaggttacaaagtggctcagtgactcgtgtttgcatctcaatgtgaaaaaaactgtctgcatgttcttcacaaagagggcaacagatgctactgagccagatgtctatgtgtcaaggaagaagctccaggtggtacctgattttaagtaccttggcatcatacttgattccaacctctcttttaaaaagcaggtgaaaaaggtaattcaaataaccaaattcaacctagctaatttccaatTTAtatgaaattgtttgactacagaggtagcaaaactgtacttcaaatctatgatactccaccacttaacatactgcttgactagttgtgcccaagcttgctgtacaacattaaaacccattcagtctgtctacaaacaggttctcaaagtgcttgataggaagcccaataaccatcatcactgttacatcctaaGAAAGCATGAGCTCCCGAGTTGGGAAAagcttgtgcaatacaccgacgcatgtcttgtattcaagatcctaaatggcctggctccccctccactcagtacttttgttaaagagaaaacccaaacatatggcagcagatccacaaggtctgccatgagggTTGACGgcatagttcccttaaggaaaagcacctttagtaaatccgctttctctgtgagagcttcccacgtctggaatacactgccatcagacacacataactgcaccacctatcacactttcacaaaatgcttgaagacatgtctaaaggtcaatcagatttgtgaacataatccctagctgtgcattgctgctttccatgttgtctgttgtctgtagcttgtgaggtgtggaaacactttgttgcttttatggattttgtcttgttgctttttgtgctatgttgctctgtctgcatgctgtgtcttgcttgtcctatgttgcgctgcgtgtgctcactgctcaattattgtctgtattgtaattgtttttaataacctgccctgcccagggactgctgttgaaaattagccggctggctaaaatcCGGCACATTTACTGAAACGATGATTAATgtacactgtccctgtaaaaataaaataaactcactcactcactcactcactcactcactcactcactcactcactcactgcctTGTTCACTCActcactgccttgttcaggggcagaacaacagataatgaattaccttgtcagctcagggattcaatcttgcaaccttttggttactagtccaacgctctaaccactaggctagccgcTGCCCTAAATaacaatgacagatctataactcacatttctatgtgaatttgtttGTATATAAAACACTGGCGACACCCTGGTGTGGGGGTAAGTCGGGATGGAAAAGCAGGAATACACAGATATGCCAGAATGTAGAAATATTGAATTACAATTTCTCTCTATAAACTCAACCTAATCTACTTTTAGAGTCATATAGGGATTTAGTGACAGGAATTACATATCGTTGTAAAGAGAGGTCTTGTGCTCACAAATAATTTTCCCTCTGGACATGTTCTGACAGTTGTGACATTCTCATACGTTAAGCAGAGCTATAGGTAGTGCACTTCATAGCGTTTAGGTTGGCATTTGAGACACACTCAATGAGTCTAACTCTGACATTAAAGAGCCTCTGTCAGCATGGCCTTAAATCATATCTTCTTCCATGTTTggcctctcatctcctctttccAGCTGAAATACGATTCTATTGGGATAtaaacctttaaaaaaaacacacagattTTTAGAAATTCTAACGTTAGACTTTAAAAAAAAGGCGCTATATAACGCTCCAGGATTCATTTtgttcgtttaaaaaaaaatctgaacataAAACAACATTTATAAAGCAAACATTATCCCTCAGAAAGGATCTAGTGCAGCAAATAATTTGATAGTTTAAGCAAACTGTATGTTGCAGAACagtgattacatttttttcagaatattgcacaaaaaaaaaaaagatcttaAGGGGGGGACAAGCCACTGGTGGAGTTGAATACAAATActaaaaaaaatacttattttttcCCTCAAACAATAGTTCTAtacaaacatttgtaaaatatagAAAATTATTCATTTGAAAATCTCCAACTAAAACAACCATTCTTTAAGATCTTTCAGCACACTTTCCATTAGACAAAAATCTGGCGGATTTGAGGTTTTGCGAAGTTGGCAAAAAATGTAATTTTTCTTATTCATTCCAGTGGTATACAAACTAGTAATTTTGTTTTCCCTCAGTTGCTTATGACTCTAAAACCTaattaaaataaacatatttGAAACTAAATTAAAATCCTATCAGGGAGATGGAGTTGACAGTTTATGGATGTGACCAGGGTGATTTCAATATTGATTGTTTAAATCTATCAAaagttgtcacgacttctaccgaagtcgaaacctctccttgttcgggcggtgctcggcggtcaacGTCACCGTCTTCTaaccatcattgatccatttttcatcttccattggttttgtcttgtcttcctacacacctggtttcaatcccatcaattaccTGTTGTgtgtttaaccctctgtttctcctcgtgtctttgtcagagattgttattcagtgttgtgttggttttTGTATTGGTGTgtgacgggtcctcgtacccactaTCATATTGTTACATTTAGTGTTTGGCGTATGTTTAGTTTATTTGTTATTAAATACTCCATTACACTCAGTTTGATTCTCcggcgcctgacttccctgccacctatacacacgactctgacaaaAGTAGAGAACTTTTCAGACCATGAGTTGTCTTGTTGCACTACATGTAATGAGGACATTAATATTAATTTAAGATTTCAGACAAAACTGACGGAGTTCACTAAATTTACAGACAATTTTTTTATGGGAACCACCGTTTTGAGATAAATATTCTTTGAGTCAGCGAGGCCTATTGCAAGAAACTAAATAAGATCCTGTTTCAATTAATATTAATTATTGCCAGGTTTTAGAATTATAAAACCTTTTGGGGAGAGTTTGTAATTGGGATCCTTTGCTCCAGACATTTCTGGGCATAAAGCCGACATGGAAATGAATAATGTTGAAAATATTTCACAAATTCCAAAAGAGGGGCAACACCCTTGTCTCGCTAAACTTAATTTTTAAGATCAAATATTTCaaccaaaaaatgttttgttgttcaactataaataaataaagtttCCCTGCCAGACAAGG
This window encodes:
- the LOC139387044 gene encoding C-C motif chemokine 25 — protein: MRFNVVFILILACLCVTLAQGSYEDCCLKYVRRVKKTAVRMVTSYRRQETDGGCNIHAIVFTMKRGRLFCADPREKWVNELMLKVETKKSKKHMKGRKKLGG